A part of Saimiri boliviensis isolate mSaiBol1 chromosome 13, mSaiBol1.pri, whole genome shotgun sequence genomic DNA contains:
- the IER3IP1 gene encoding immediate early response 3-interacting protein 1, whose product MAFTLYSLLQAALLCVNAIAVLHEERFLKNIGWGTDQGIGGFGEEPGIKSQLMNLIRSVRTVMRVPLIIVNSVAIVLLLLFG is encoded by the exons ATGGCCTTTACCCTGTACTCACTGCTGCAGGCCGCCCTGCTCTGCGTTAACGCCATCGCTGTGCTGCACGAGGAGCGATTCCTCAAGAACA TTGGCTGGGGAACAGACCAGGGAATTGGTGGATTCGGAGAGGAGCCGGGAATTAAATCACAGCTAATGAACCTTATTCGATCTGTAAGAACCGTGATGAGAG tGCCATTGATAATAGTAAACTCAGTTGCAATCGTGTTACTTTTATTATTCGGATGA